The Brachypodium distachyon strain Bd21 chromosome 4, Brachypodium_distachyon_v3.0, whole genome shotgun sequence nucleotide sequence CTCGCCTTCgaccgccgcggcggcgggccctACGCCGGCGTCTCCGACGGCCGCGTCCTCAGgtggcgcggccgccgcctcggctGGACCGTCTTCGCCTACAACTCCAAACACAAGTAAGCATTAAGCAGAGCCGTGTTCACTTCACCCGTGCATGGAGTGCACGTTAGTTTGGATGGAGCTGGACTTACTCACCCTTTGTATTTGTGATCGCAGGAGCGTGGGGATATGCGCGGCGAAGAAGCTGATGGTGCCGGAGAGCGTGTGCGGGAGGCCGCTGGGGCTGCAGTTCTACCACAAGACCGGCGAGCTGTACGTGGCCGACGCTTACCTGGGGCTGATGAGGGtgccggcgcgcggcgggatggcggaggtggtggccacggaggccggcggcgtgcCCTTCAACTTCCTCAACGGGCTGGACGTCGACCAGAACACCGGTGACGTCTACTTCACGGACAGCAGCGCCACGTACCGAAGGAGGTACACACATATTGGCTCATATTTTGCTCGCTGTTGGATGCATTTAATTAGAGTAAAATTTCTTCCTCGGTGAGTTTCccgtttcattttttttccagttcaAGTCCAGTCCTCTTCGCCAAGCAATAATAATATctttcccttcaaaataaataaataataacaTCTCAAAAGAGAGACGATCTGTGCCAAGCAATTACTAGTAGTACGACGAGAAGGCGTTACAGTAGTTCATGTAGGACTTATTGATTACGTACTTTTTTCTAGTTACAAGTTTGTAACTACGTGTAGGCCGGCACACGATAGCTTTAGAGTGAAGTTTGTTGATATAAATTCACGCTTTATTATAAGAACCTCACGAAGTGTGGGTCACGTACGTAATTTAGCACCGAATGTGCACATATGTAAAAGTGCGACACAACGTTGAGGACGTTCAATACAAAGGTTGAACCTGGACAGGCACTCTGGCAGGTTGCACCATTCGAAGGATTACCAATGAGACATGGGTCAATTTGCTTAGTGACATAACACTAAAGTACaataaaaataatgaaatTAGATATCATGATATATCGTTTTCTAGGAACtgaagaacaaaaagaaactAAGCATGACAGGTTACAGTAAAAAACTAAGCATGACAGGTTGTTAGTTAGTTGTTAGTTATTTTGACAGGGCGACATGTTGTTAGATTGCAGCACACAAAGATCACAGAGATTTTTAATGGGCCGGGATTAAAAAAAGCGCCTGGTTGTCGTCACTGAAATTAAGAAAAACTGAACAgtagattttctttttaaattGAGCGTAAGGTAAACCATAGAAAAAGGATTCTCAAGGATATACTAGTTCTACATCTATAAAATGAGGACAgacagacaaaaaaaaatgaggccATAGACAGTGGCGTACCCAGCTTTTCATTATTGAATAGAGGAAAACACtatttattttaataattGGGCGTGACAAATACAttgtgattttatttttctctaaaaATACTATAATTTCTACTAATAGAAGaagattttaaaaattatCCCCACCCAATTGATCACACTGCAGCTGCTGGATCCGCCCCTTGCCAGACACAATAGTTTGTCTTTTAAAAGTTCTAGTTAAGAACTCTAATTTTGTAAACTCGTCTCGAAATTGGTTTCAATGAAAGTAGGTCATGTTTTCCAATCTTCTTATCAGCGTGATAAGAAGATTTCGAGATGAGTTTACAAAATGTGGCTCTTGATAGTTAAGCGTCTTTAGTCTCTTACATTTCTCATCGGCGTGAGACCTTCCAGCGTTTTGTGAAAAGTAGAGATGTTCTGACCTTTtttaggccttgtttggaCGTTATGCTTAAATGTGGCTTTTgatttttggcttataagtCACAAAAGCACCAATTTATGTGATTTTGAGTTTGACTTTTTGCTTGTACCAAAATAGTGAGGTTGGCGTCATTATTATCTTTATCCTACTATAAAAAAATGACTAAAGCTTCACACCATTGAACAAAAGTGAGTTAAACTTCAATTTAGACgcctactccctccaatttaAAATACATCTCATGTAAATTTGTACACTTAGACTATGTCAGCTCTCGTTTTTAGTGCCTAACCATTGATgttgggttaataataaatggatgtgagtagttattggccagGTGCGGgtaccaaaagaaaaatgaggtgtattgtgaaaaaattggaaaaatctatacacggAATGGAGTGAGTATATTTTAGCAATTCCAGACTTTTAAAGCACGGAGACAGTAGTAACCAAGTTATAATAGGTCAACTGCATGAGTTTGAATGTGACGACTGACGACCCTCGTACTGGCACTAATAAAATCCCTTTGGACCCATGTGTGGCACCACACCACACTCGTGACGCAAATTGACACGCATAAACCGGCACCTATATCGTCCATCTTAATTTGCACAGCTCAATTATCCGACCGGCAGACAACTACAGCCGAGCTGACATCAATTACTgcaaaaaaactgaaaaaaaatatatacaaagaGCATATATAGCACGTACGATATGTCATTGTCAGATGATATTAATTTTCCTGTGTCAGTTGATTACTCGATTCGTGTTGGTTTTGCAAACTAACCATGATATATACACAACTTCTGCAGCGAGTATCTGCTGGTGGTGGCGCTGGGCGACGAGACGGGGCGGCTGCTGCGGTACGAcccgcgggcgcggcgggtCAGCGTGCTCCACTCGGACCTGTCGTACCCGAACGGCGTGGCCGTGAGCCCCGACGGGACGCACGTGGTGGTGGCGCACACGGCCATGTCTGAGCTGCGCCGGTACTGGGTGCGCGGGCCCAGGGCCGGCAAGTCGGAGACGTTTGCCGAGCTGCCGGGCTACCCGGACAACCTGCGGGCCGTTGACGGGCCGCGGGGCGGGTACTGGGTGGCGTTGAGCCGcgaggccgacggcggcggcccggcccCCACTGTGGCCGTGCGGGTGGGCCGCGACGGGGCCGTGGAGGAGGCCCTGGACGGGTTCAGCTTCGTGACCGTCAGCGAGGTCAGCCACCGGAACGGCACGCTCTGGGTCGGCTCCGTCGACACGCCCTACGCCGGCGCGCTCCGTCTCGGTCGCCGTTGACCGATCGGGTTGTTGCGTGGATAGAATTGAACGTGCACCGGTGCAGTGTGAGTTGGTGCAGACTGAGTCTCTGTCTGCATTAGCTGTATACAGTACGTTTATACCGGTATTTGTTCTTGCATGCAGTCATGCAGATGGATGTTGTGAAATGCGTGGCCCACATGTAGGTGCCTCTCTCTGTGTCTGTGGTTGGAGGTGGGTGAGTAGCATGTGCATTGTTTGAGTGCGCCTTGGTGGGTGTGCAAGCAGATgtgaatcaatttcatttGCCTCGTTCTCTGTTTGTCCAAGACAGCGTCTACCTGCAGAGTGTCAAGCAGGGAGACGTGAGGCGTAGCAGAGGTCCAAGGAAACGCCTTGATCAAGCCGTTGGCCGTTGGCTGCTGGCCTGCTGCAGACGCGAtcttaagtgactcaaatttgcctaaatactGATAtatttatgtgtaaaaagcgtttagatacatataatagaaagtcacggaggaagtaattatTTTCCAGGCAAGAGGCCCGCATCCATGGGGCCCATACACCATGGTCTACCGGCCGGAAGTGCAACTGTTTGGTCCCATTTATATTCGCTATGTTCTCGTCGTAGATACACTAGTTTATACCAGTACCGCCTCAGTGCATATGTTGTTCGTATATTGTATTTTCTCTCgttcaaaaataaatgactttgatttgtctagatacgtATGCATCTAAATGTGTTTTAGTGCACATGATACATGCAAAGTTAAACAAAATCCGAGTCACTTGTTTCTGGAATGATGAATACGATTTTAAATCGTTATTGTATTATGTGTAGGTATCCACTGAATAATTAAACTTGGCacggcttttttttttgtgcaaaatGTGCACCTTAATTTTTGTCGTGTTTATTGTTGACAGTACCATAGGCATATGCAACGTAATTCTTgtgtattaaaaaaatgtcactGCAAATTTTTAATTTTCGGAAATCATCATTGCTAatttatagattttttttaaaaaaatttgtcATCACTAATCTGTAGATTTTTCAAAATTACCAAGGGTTGAAAGACGTTACTACTGCAGTGGTATTTTCGAAACATCAAAATTGCAGCGGCACTTTTTAGATATGCAAGAGTTGCAAACTGTTTGTCGCCTTATTTCTACCTTCCAGACTTTGAGAACCTTCAGTTTTGTAGTTTTGACTTCACTAATAAAATTGGTGGCATGTACTTTGGAAAATCTATTAATATTAGTACAACAAAAGAAAGTTAATTCACCGCACAATGTTTCTTCATGAGAAAAAAAGtgcaatataaataaaaaaccgACGATTTTATCAACAaagcacaaaataaataaaaatcgTTTAAGTTAGAAAATTAAAATGATTACATCTTTTCAGTGCAGTGCTAAGGAAATCGGAGGCGTGTACTTTGGAAAATCTATTAATATTAGTACAACAAAACAAATCTAATTCACCACACAATGTTTTTTCATGAGAAAAAGtgcaatataaataaaaaattcctGATGATATTTTTTAACAAAGCACAAAGTAAGAAAGAAGCTCTTCGGGCGTGCATAATGATGAGAAAATGCGGGGGTATTGAGACTCAAACTCAAGACCTTTTGCTCTCATACCATaaagagcttcatgcgctaaCCAGCGCAACCAAAAGACTGATCTCATGGAAAAAACTAGGCAATCCAATTATACTTCAACATGCAGGCTTCTATTTTTGCAACTGAAAACATGGCACCAGCTGTAAACCAGAGGCTTTTAATTCTGTATCGTTTAGTAAATCCTAAAGGTCCTGATCCAAGAGCATTTTTATTGAATTATCAGGCTGAGATGCTAGAATAATCAATTCTATAATAGAGACAAAATTATTTCAGTTGTTCTTGCCTGAGGACATGCAGTCTAAGTTAATACTGTTTACTAGTTTTACCATGATCCTATAATTAACTAAAAGGATAGGTAGTTAGGTGATCAATTGCTTCTAACGTATAATCCAAAGGTTTCCAGGATGCTACTGGGGCCTTACTATTTTTGACCGAAGGGGGCCTTGCTGTTTATTTGACAAATCGTCAGGTGAGTGCATATCGCTGACCTGAAATAAAGGTTGCCAGAATTTATGGAACAGAGAGATAATGGTCGACTGGAACCTTATTGCTGATCTTGAAAAGACAATAATTTTTAGTTTCTCCCAGAAATCCGTATACTTCAGGTCATCTGTATTGTCCACATTATTTAGACAAACATGACAGTAAGATTCCATATGCAGAGACGATACACACAACAACTTTAAGATCCCAGTCAGACACTTTGTTTTAGATATACGCTACAACAGAATAGCTACTACTCTGAATACTGTTGATCGTAAAATGAATGTGATCCAGTTTATCTGATATCTGTACACTTTATTATGTATGTGTGCAAGCAAGCAAATTATTGAGCAACCATAGGAGCAGAAAACAGGTACTCAATTGTAGTTTCTCAGCTCAAAGATGTGCATATGCATCAGTCCAAACCTCAGGGACACATCTATCAACTAGCTGGAGGTGCTCTTAAAGTGAATTTATTCCTTACAAAGATGTAGTTGTGGAATTAACAATGTATCTCGACACTCTTTACTGAATATATGTGACAGATTTCGTATTTGCTATACCTGACATGGTCAGATGCCAAAGGCGGAGCTGCTATATACTCATTGGTGTCAAATGATATCAATGATTTTTTATCATTCTCCTTAAAAGTAGAAAACCGCTCTTGACAATATGAGTGACATCAGTAATTCTGAATAGCGACACCAACGGTGTATTTTCTTGGCTTCGCCTTTGCCTCAATCAGTCAATCTAAATTCTCTAATAAACACAGCTTTCATTAGTAGGATCTGTAATTTCATGCTACAGATAAATTTATCCAACCATTATCTATTTCTTCTGACCATAACTACCTGTTTTTACTAAGGTCCTCGCCTTTCTCTCATTCTGACCTGAAAATTACACTACCCTGAGCTACTCTCTGTTTATGCTGACACTACAAATCTAAAGAGTGTGTGGAGATATACATGTATACTCCTGTACACAATCTGAGTTCCGACAAGTATAAAACCTGCTCCGAAGAGAGATGCAAAGGATGACCAAGAAGATCTATGATTAATTCAAACTGAAGTTCCCTATTCCCCCcttgtaaaaaaataatcctTCTTAAGAAAGCATCCAATACACAATAAAACTCAGGTTGAATGGTTGTTTAACCTTTTTGTCTGAGGACGGTATGTGGCAGGACTTGATACGCGGGTCTGTTTGGATGGTGGCCAAACATGGCCCTACtaattttttggtcattgaccaaaatttggttcttgtttggatgacggccaactatttggcaagCCAACACTCCATTGCcaactctagttcatttttttagCCAATGTTGGCCAATCCATGGGCAagggctcaaaccaaacagccccatAATAAGTACATTGGTTCACAGGCTTTGTCTCAGGTTGAATGGAAACCAGGTGATTCCCATTTTTTGGGAGGTCTGATGAAAGCCAAAcgaattttttttccgttttGGCTCGTTCACTATTAAAGACGACTCTCAAGTGAGATTTTGGGAGGATTCTTGGCTTGGGGGTTGTCCCCTCCGAGAGCAATATCCGGCCCTATTTCTCATTGTGCGCAATAAGAGTGACACCTTGGTTCAGGTTCTCACTTCCTTTCCTCCAAATGTGTTTTTCAGGCATACCCTTGTTGGACCCAAATTGGTTGCCTGGACTGAGCTCCTTAATCGCGTTATTTATGTGAACCTATCCCCTGGACGAGACGAGTTCCGATGGAATCTGCATCTCAATGGCGTGTTTTCGGTCAAATCGATGTACCAGACTTTGGTTCATTTTGATGTCCTGATTGCCAATGACGGGTTATGGAAACTAAAGGTTCctttaaaaattaaaattttcctttggttCTTGCGGCGGGGGGTCACGTTAACTAAAGACAACCTATTAAAGCGGAATTGAAAGGGAAGTCGAAAATGTATTTTCTGTCATGAAGATGAGACTATTACGCACCTTTTTTCGGTGTCGTGTCTCTCGCTTTGTGTGGTCAATGGTCCAAATAACTTCTAATCTTCCCCTCCCCCCTCGTGATTTTACTCATATGTTTGGGTCCTGGTTACGGGGGGTTAATCTAAGATTGATTTGGCTCTGCAgaaatgatattgtttttaatAGAAAGAACTTAACTTCTCCAATGTAGGTCTTCTATTCGTCCACTCATTGGCTCCGTACTTGGTCTACTCTCCTCAAACCAGTGGATCACCAACTGGCTTTGATGATGTGCAACACTTTGGAGCAATTGGTCAGGAACTTTTTCACCCACAATGGGTGGCGGTCTAGTCTGCGAATTGAGCATACATAGAGATGTTATTTTTCTATCGTTGTAATTTTTGAGTTTTGTTTCGTACTTGTGTGGCTGTGTGCGTTTCGGCGCAGAGGCCGGGGGGTATAATACTCTTTCTTGTATCGCGTGATATAGCTTTGAGATCAATaaaaagcttccattttcaaaataaaacacaATAAAACTCAAACATAATTTATTTCACTCAGAAATCTGTTCATGGTACCCTCAAGCAAAAGGGTTTACCTTGATTATTTGGGGAAGATTGAATGAGGTTGCTGATGGATTTGGTCACCTAAGTGGACATTGGACAAGTGGCTAAGTCCCCTGGCTACTTCTCCTTCTTGAACACTGACGGTCTCCTAATCCAGTTTGCTCTTTGTCTTTGCTGGTGCTAGGGCAGTAGGGCCTCTATATCACCGCCATGATGCCAAGCCTTTTTTAAAGATGGAAAATTGGATGTTGTGTACCTATTACTCTCTACAAAATCCACAATAACAGTAGAACACAACCTTTTGTAGTACTACATAGTTTTGGTCAACATATAACAAATAATTTTATTGAATGTGTGAACCAAATCTATAAACTAATTTGTCACAGAAATACTTTCTTAATGTAATAATTTGTTAGACTTTAAATTATATTATTTAGCAATTAATAGTTAGAGTAACATTTTTTAAAGACCGCATGGGGCACAACCCAACCAAAATTCTTAGTTACTTTCATTTGTTAATCATGGCGTGTTTATTTTGCGGTTGATAGATGATGGCTTTAATTTTCTACCTTATCGGTTAATATGATTTCTTTTTAATTGCTATCCTTACTATAAGGAGTTGTGGTTTTCGCATACTTAATATAATAAATTAAGGGAATGGTTcgaagtgatttttttttatgcaagCTTTAAATCGACTGCCCTTCTTGTTGTGATGTAGTAATACAACAGCCGGAAAGACATCTACAACACACTAAGGGGATAGAACTATGGAGAAGCCAGAGCAGGTGCTTCCgagtaaaaaaatatttatcatGTGTCAATTGAttcttttgagaaaaattatattttctccgttccgaaataagtgacgcaaatccacgtcacttatttcgggacggaaGAAGTATATGTAATGTTCGAGTTGCACCATGTGTAGATAAACAAAATTAGCTCTGACatatttcctccgttccatattaaatgccgaaatattacatgaatctagacgccttttggccatatatacattcatatttagacatatttgagtcacttaatatgggacggagggagtatgtcttTTAGTcacaaaatattgttttctttatgAAAAGTTATTcgctccgatccataataagtgaaTCAGAGGGAATACAACTTACAAGCAGACAGAAAGATAGAAGATGCGCGCAGAATCCATTTTTAGTTTATTGCAGTTCGTTCTGAGTATGACCCGAGGGCCTCCTCCAAACCGACGGGATCGACTCGATACATTGTGCATGTGCCAGGTTTACAAAGCATTGCATGATTGtacgatgcatgcatgtaccacatgcatatatgttaCGGCATGGATGAGCAAATGGGCAAAATGATATCTCCGTACTATTGGATCCGCAAGATGAGGATGAATTAGGTTTGGAGCTGGCATGGTCCATGGATGGGCGTGAGATGTGGTTGTGACCGGTGACAGGCTGACGGCCAGTCTTAGGCTCTTAGCATGATCATGAAATGCGTTTCCAATTGCATTCCCATTTCAACAAATAATTA carries:
- the LOC100832366 gene encoding protein STRICTOSIDINE SYNTHASE-LIKE 10 gives rise to the protein MAYSFRPASSTASSFLALLLALPLVASLASAAGAAAVAPAAVYGTKSMDPGLAVMPLPSPVSGPESLAFDRRGGGPYAGVSDGRVLRWRGRRLGWTVFAYNSKHKSVGICAAKKLMVPESVCGRPLGLQFYHKTGELYVADAYLGLMRVPARGGMAEVVATEAGGVPFNFLNGLDVDQNTGDVYFTDSSATYRRSEYLLVVALGDETGRLLRYDPRARRVSVLHSDLSYPNGVAVSPDGTHVVVAHTAMSELRRYWVRGPRAGKSETFAELPGYPDNLRAVDGPRGGYWVALSREADGGGPAPTVAVRVGRDGAVEEALDGFSFVTVSEVSHRNGTLWVGSVDTPYAGALRLGRR